In the genome of Massilibacillus massiliensis, one region contains:
- a CDS encoding MFS transporter yields MSESKLIFLAVLNTSFIGPFMGSAINLAIPAMGETFAVSANVLSWVVTAYLLGSVMVMLPIGRLADIMGRKKIYMIGVVFFILFTLLSGFAESVEFLIVCRWIQGMATAMIFSTGMAMIISVHKPEERGRVIGYSAAATYIGLSLGPMLGGIMTHFMGWRSIFFITAIVLGVSLWLILRVEKEWYGAQGERFDILGTLYYGIASPGILYGCSTIATNHYAKYILIGCLLLGGLFVKRQMKYDSPIFDVKMFRGNTVFAMSNLAAMINYSATFAIGFILSLYLQLIRGFDAPMAGLILLIQPIVMAIFSPKAGALSDKMEPRIVASIGMGLNTIGLIFLAFLQEDTSLVWIGLDLMLIGLGFALFSSPNNNAIMGAVTPKYYGVAASALSAMRLSGQAVSMAIVTFMLSIYAMDTLSPDYLIHMLDSFQQIFIIFAFLCLLGVAASMARGDRDR; encoded by the coding sequence ATGTCGGAGTCGAAGCTCATCTTTCTGGCAGTATTGAATACATCTTTTATCGGACCTTTTATGGGAAGTGCAATTAATTTAGCTATTCCAGCGATGGGAGAAACATTTGCGGTGAGTGCCAATGTTCTTAGCTGGGTGGTAACGGCGTATTTGCTTGGGTCTGTTATGGTCATGTTACCAATTGGACGGCTTGCTGATATCATGGGACGAAAAAAAATCTACATGATCGGGGTTGTATTTTTCATTCTTTTCACGTTATTGTCAGGCTTTGCTGAATCTGTGGAATTTTTAATTGTTTGCCGCTGGATCCAAGGGATGGCAACAGCAATGATTTTTAGTACGGGAATGGCAATGATTATATCGGTACATAAACCGGAAGAGCGGGGCAGGGTAATTGGATATTCTGCGGCAGCTACTTATATTGGATTATCTTTGGGGCCGATGCTCGGTGGCATTATGACACATTTTATGGGCTGGCGGAGTATTTTTTTCATTACAGCGATTGTATTAGGCGTGAGCTTATGGCTGATCTTACGTGTCGAGAAGGAATGGTATGGGGCACAAGGGGAAAGATTTGATATTTTAGGAACTTTGTATTATGGTATTGCAAGTCCGGGGATATTGTATGGTTGCTCGACGATTGCTACCAACCACTATGCAAAATACATTTTGATAGGCTGTTTGCTGTTAGGTGGTTTATTTGTAAAAAGACAGATGAAATATGATTCACCGATTTTTGATGTAAAAATGTTTCGTGGCAATACTGTGTTTGCCATGTCAAATTTAGCGGCAATGATTAATTATAGTGCTACGTTTGCAATTGGTTTTATTCTATCGTTATATCTCCAGCTGATTCGTGGTTTTGATGCACCGATGGCGGGGCTCATTTTACTGATTCAACCAATTGTTATGGCGATTTTTTCTCCCAAGGCAGGTGCATTATCTGATAAGATGGAACCACGGATCGTTGCTTCTATTGGGATGGGATTGAATACGATTGGGCTTATTTTTCTTGCGTTTCTTCAGGAGGATACATCACTTGTTTGGATTGGGTTAGATCTTATGTTGATCGGGTTAGGTTTTGCTTTGTTTTCGTCACCGAATAATAATGCAATTATGGGTGCAGTGACACCGAAGTACTATGGTGTGGCAGCGTCTGCTTTGTCTGCTATGCGGCTCAGCGGCCAAGCGGTGAGTATGGCGATTGTAACTTTTATGCTGTCCATTTACGCGATGGACACTTTATCGCCAGACTATCTGATACATATGCTGGATAGCTTTCAGCAGATATTTATTATTTTTGCGTTCTTATGTTTGCTTGGCGTTGCAGCATCTATGGCACGGGGGGACCGGGACAGATAA
- the rpsF gene encoding 30S ribosomal protein S6, giving the protein MRKYEVIFIVKPLEEEATNAVIEKFEKLIADNGGNIDKVDRWGKKRLAYEIKDCVDGYYCLFYITAEPAVVAEIDRVMKITDDIVKHMIVKEEE; this is encoded by the coding sequence GTGAGAAAGTACGAAGTCATATTCATTGTTAAACCACTTGAAGAAGAAGCAACGAATGCTGTGATTGAAAAATTCGAAAAGCTAATTGCTGATAATGGTGGTAACATTGATAAAGTTGATCGTTGGGGCAAAAAACGTTTAGCGTATGAAATTAAAGACTGCGTTGACGGATACTATTGCTTATTCTACATTACTGCAGAGCCAGCCGTTGTTGCTGAAATTGACCGTGTAATGAAGATTACTGACGATATTGTTAAACACATGATCGTAAAAGAAGAAGAATAA
- a CDS encoding single-stranded DNA-binding protein — MNKVILVGRLARDPEVRYTQSGKANATFSLAVSRYAGNGQNTADFIPIVAWEKLAEICGNNLIKGSQILVEGRIQVRNYETQDGQKRYVTEVIAQNIEFMGSKQTRPDDGGSSAPAAGGGANSFGSEVFPDEEIPF, encoded by the coding sequence ATGAATAAGGTTATATTAGTTGGGCGTCTTGCACGCGATCCAGAAGTACGTTATACGCAAAGTGGAAAAGCAAATGCTACTTTCAGTCTTGCTGTTAGCCGTTACGCTGGTAACGGGCAGAATACAGCTGATTTTATACCCATCGTAGCATGGGAAAAACTGGCCGAAATTTGTGGCAATAATCTGATCAAAGGCAGTCAAATTTTGGTTGAAGGTCGCATACAAGTTCGTAATTATGAAACGCAAGACGGACAAAAACGGTATGTGACAGAAGTTATTGCACAAAACATTGAGTTTATGGGCAGTAAACAAACGAGACCAGATGATGGCGGAAGTTCGGCGCCTGCAGCGGGCGGCGGTGCGAATTCCTTTGGCAGTGAGGTCTTCCCTGACGAAGAGATACCATTTTAA
- the rpsR gene encoding 30S ribosomal protein S18 encodes MKRERGRKPKKKVCSFCVDKVEAIDYKDVPKLRRYVTERGKILPRRISGNCAKHQRQVTVAIKRARNIALLPFTAE; translated from the coding sequence GTGAAACGCGAAAGAGGAAGAAAGCCTAAGAAAAAAGTTTGTAGTTTCTGCGTAGATAAAGTAGAAGCTATCGATTATAAAGATGTTCCAAAATTGCGCCGTTATGTTACTGAACGCGGTAAGATTTTACCACGTCGTATTTCTGGTAACTGTGCAAAACATCAACGTCAAGTAACTGTTGCAATCAAACGTGCACGTAACATTGCATTATTGCCATTTACTGCTGAATAA
- a CDS encoding TMEM165/GDT1 family protein: MIAFLTSLVFVVLAEMGDKTQLLAMAFATRYCWKTVMWGVFAATVLNHLLAVVVGNYLTNFIPMQHIQIIAALSFIVFGLWTIRGDELDGEDKARKYSPFWTVAIAFFIAEMGDKTQFATVALAAQFHAVLPVWLGTTIGMMIADGIGIIIGIVLGKKIPERVVKWVAAIVFILFGLFGLYGAVPKEFLTMPVIVGCLIVVIVSIYLTSRLGQSKEVEPSMEKH, translated from the coding sequence ATGATAGCTTTTTTAACTTCTTTAGTTTTCGTTGTATTGGCGGAGATGGGAGATAAGACACAACTTTTAGCAATGGCATTTGCAACACGCTATTGTTGGAAAACTGTAATGTGGGGTGTTTTTGCTGCAACGGTTTTAAATCATTTGCTGGCTGTAGTTGTTGGTAATTATTTGACCAACTTTATTCCAATGCAGCATATTCAGATCATTGCTGCATTGTCGTTTATCGTATTTGGGCTTTGGACAATTCGCGGTGATGAACTTGATGGTGAAGATAAAGCTAGGAAGTATAGTCCGTTTTGGACTGTGGCAATTGCTTTTTTTATTGCCGAAATGGGTGATAAAACGCAGTTTGCAACGGTTGCTTTAGCAGCGCAGTTTCATGCGGTCTTGCCTGTTTGGCTTGGTACGACAATCGGAATGATGATTGCTGATGGAATTGGGATCATTATTGGGATTGTTTTGGGTAAAAAAATACCAGAACGTGTGGTTAAATGGGTAGCAGCGATTGTTTTTATTCTTTTTGGTTTATTTGGTTTGTATGGAGCTGTGCCAAAAGAATTTTTAACGATGCCAGTAATTGTAGGTTGTTTAATTGTCGTGATTGTTTCTATCTATTTAACGAGTCGTTTGGGGCAGAGTAAAGAAGTGGAACCATCAATGGAAAAACATTAA
- a CDS encoding AEC family transporter has protein sequence MNDVLLNALSLITMIIIGYHLKKYNFVTLEGRKLITDIIMMVTLPCALISGFSDFKMDASLYYVILVSLSFNVIVCLFALIWSHREHNEVKAFNVLNMPGYNIGCFTLPFVQTSLGPFGVIVTSMFDIGNSIMCTGVNYALAAEIAGKGEQNKIRNFIKKMLSSIPFDVYMVMLFITITGIQLPHFVFYITSHIGSANAFLCMLLIGMLFEYKLERYQLVHVITILSVRLLSAAIFAFIIYYYTSFSLAIKQVVILTTFSPIPISTTIFTERCGADVKLSGICSSFAIPISLIIMTSLLTYWNL, from the coding sequence ATGAACGACGTACTACTAAATGCTTTAAGCCTAATTACAATGATTATCATTGGATATCATTTAAAAAAATACAATTTCGTAACACTCGAAGGACGCAAATTAATTACAGACATTATTATGATGGTAACACTGCCCTGTGCATTGATTTCAGGTTTTTCAGACTTTAAAATGGATGCATCATTATATTATGTTATTTTGGTCAGCTTATCTTTTAACGTTATCGTCTGCTTATTCGCTCTAATTTGGTCACACCGTGAGCATAATGAAGTGAAAGCTTTTAATGTACTCAATATGCCTGGCTATAACATCGGCTGTTTCACCCTTCCTTTTGTTCAAACTTCCTTAGGACCTTTTGGTGTTATCGTTACGAGTATGTTTGATATTGGTAACTCCATCATGTGCACAGGTGTCAATTATGCACTGGCTGCAGAAATCGCCGGAAAAGGCGAACAGAATAAAATACGAAATTTTATCAAAAAAATGCTTTCCTCTATCCCTTTTGATGTCTATATGGTCATGTTGTTTATTACCATCACAGGTATACAATTACCGCATTTTGTCTTTTACATTACTTCGCATATTGGCAGTGCCAATGCCTTCCTCTGTATGCTTTTAATTGGTATGCTGTTCGAATATAAATTAGAGCGATATCAACTTGTCCATGTCATTACAATATTAAGTGTCCGCCTCTTATCCGCAGCAATTTTCGCCTTTATCATTTATTACTATACCTCTTTTTCTTTAGCTATTAAGCAAGTTGTTATTTTAACGACCTTTTCCCCAATTCCAATTAGCACAACAATTTTTACCGAAAGATGCGGTGCCGACGTTAAACTTTCTGGAATATGCAGCTCTTTTGCAATTCCAATCAGTCTCATCATCATGACTTCATTACTTACGTATTGGAATTTATAA
- a CDS encoding DeoR/GlpR family DNA-binding transcription regulator, giving the protein MKNSKGVVYKRQQYILKCLKEKQTVQVDELAEKLKISPTTIRRDLQIFEQQNIVKRFHGGAKLVEGNLKEDPAPDTLSPKKISQKHAIAKYAASLIDDGDTIFMNSSSTALLLLKYLKNKHVIVITNNGNAIVAEKDPRVELVLTGGEIYERKQSMVGEFAMHTLNKITANKTFIGVGGISVRGGITTSVLQETPINEMMLKRCIGPCFILAGSSKIGRQHNFMSGSLDKVSTIITNKDADKQELARLRSKGIEIIEVDPIEETIL; this is encoded by the coding sequence ATGAAAAACAGCAAAGGTGTTGTCTATAAACGCCAACAATATATTTTAAAATGTTTAAAAGAGAAACAAACTGTTCAAGTTGACGAATTAGCGGAGAAGTTAAAAATTTCACCAACGACGATCCGCCGCGACTTGCAAATTTTTGAACAACAGAACATCGTGAAAAGATTTCACGGCGGAGCAAAACTCGTAGAGGGCAATCTAAAAGAAGATCCTGCTCCAGATACCCTATCACCAAAAAAAATCTCTCAAAAACACGCCATTGCCAAATATGCGGCCTCTCTGATTGATGATGGAGACACCATCTTTATGAATTCAAGTTCAACTGCATTGCTACTTCTTAAGTATTTAAAAAATAAACATGTCATCGTTATTACCAACAATGGAAACGCGATCGTCGCAGAAAAAGATCCACGCGTAGAGCTGGTATTAACAGGTGGCGAAATTTACGAAAGAAAACAATCCATGGTTGGTGAATTTGCCATGCATACATTAAATAAAATCACCGCCAACAAAACTTTTATCGGCGTTGGCGGCATTAGCGTACGCGGCGGCATCACAACATCAGTCTTACAAGAAACGCCGATCAATGAAATGATGTTAAAACGCTGCATCGGACCTTGTTTTATCTTGGCAGGCAGTTCAAAAATTGGTCGGCAGCACAATTTTATGAGCGGATCCTTAGATAAAGTATCTACAATCATTACAAATAAAGACGCCGATAAACAAGAACTTGCCCGACTCCGCAGCAAGGGTATTGAAATCATTGAAGTCGATCCAATCGAAGAAACAATACTGTAG
- the ulaG gene encoding L-ascorbate 6-phosphate lactonase, with amino-acid sequence MSKVKEISRESWILSTFPEWGTWLNEEIEQEVVVPGTFAMWWLGCTGIWMKSEGNANICIDFWCGSGKRTKAKPNMDPQHQMARMCGGKKLQPNLRVAPFVLDPFAIRQIDAVLSTHYHNDHIDVNVAAAVMQNCAEDVPFIGPKYCVEKWMEWGVPAERCITVKPGDVIKIKDMEILALESFDRTALITAPPEGALKGWLPDDMDEKAVNYLVKTPGGNLYHSGDSHYSNYYAKHGNEHKIDVALGSYGENPRGITDKMTASDILRMGESLNTQVVIPFHHDIWANFQADPAEITTLYEMKKHRLQYKFKPFIWQVGGKFVFPADKDKREYHYPRGFEDCFTKDINLPFTSFL; translated from the coding sequence ATGAGTAAAGTTAAAGAGATTAGCAGAGAATCATGGATTTTAAGCACATTTCCTGAATGGGGTACTTGGCTGAATGAAGAGATAGAGCAAGAAGTTGTAGTCCCTGGAACGTTTGCAATGTGGTGGTTAGGCTGTACTGGTATTTGGATGAAATCTGAAGGTAATGCAAATATTTGCATTGATTTTTGGTGCGGCAGTGGTAAAAGGACAAAGGCAAAACCTAATATGGATCCGCAGCATCAAATGGCTAGAATGTGCGGCGGCAAAAAGCTGCAACCGAATTTAAGAGTAGCGCCATTTGTACTTGATCCGTTTGCGATTCGGCAGATTGATGCAGTTTTGTCTACCCATTATCATAATGATCATATTGATGTAAATGTAGCGGCCGCTGTTATGCAAAACTGCGCGGAAGATGTTCCTTTTATTGGGCCTAAATATTGTGTAGAAAAATGGATGGAATGGGGTGTTCCGGCAGAACGGTGCATTACGGTTAAACCTGGTGATGTAATAAAAATAAAAGATATGGAAATTTTGGCGTTGGAATCTTTTGATCGTACCGCATTGATTACAGCACCACCCGAAGGAGCATTAAAAGGCTGGCTACCGGATGATATGGATGAAAAAGCAGTTAATTACCTTGTCAAAACGCCGGGGGGAAATCTTTATCATAGTGGCGATTCCCACTATTCTAATTACTATGCAAAACATGGCAATGAACATAAGATTGATGTTGCCTTAGGTTCATATGGGGAAAATCCGCGTGGTATAACAGATAAAATGACGGCTTCCGATATTCTGCGGATGGGGGAATCGTTAAACACACAAGTCGTAATTCCGTTCCATCATGATATATGGGCTAACTTTCAGGCAGATCCGGCAGAAATTACGACTTTATATGAAATGAAGAAACATCGTCTGCAATATAAATTTAAACCATTTATTTGGCAAGTTGGCGGAAAATTTGTGTTTCCGGCAGATAAAGATAAGCGTGAGTATCACTATCCAAGAGGATTTGAAGATTGTTTCACAAAAGACATTAATCTTCCATTTACAAGCTTTTTATAA
- a CDS encoding PTS sugar transporter subunit IIA produces the protein MFQNLIQKKRCCFHKGFKNWEDAVRAACLPLLIDQTIEPEYPDAIIEKVKELGPYIVIAPKICIPHAQEGVGVNDTAVCFMKTEEPIHFSDDPDHDAQLFFVLASVDNGEHLENLCELSELLSDETVVEKLLAAKSIEDLKELP, from the coding sequence ATGTTTCAAAACTTAATTCAAAAGAAAAGATGTTGTTTTCATAAAGGGTTTAAAAATTGGGAAGATGCTGTAAGAGCCGCTTGCCTGCCTTTACTTATAGATCAAACCATTGAACCGGAGTATCCGGATGCAATTATTGAAAAAGTAAAAGAGCTCGGTCCGTATATTGTCATTGCTCCTAAAATCTGTATTCCACATGCACAAGAAGGCGTGGGTGTAAATGATACGGCAGTTTGTTTTATGAAAACAGAGGAACCAATTCATTTTAGTGATGATCCGGATCATGATGCACAATTGTTTTTCGTATTGGCATCGGTTGATAATGGAGAGCACTTAGAAAATCTTTGCGAGTTGTCCGAATTGTTATCTGATGAAACGGTTGTAGAAAAGTTATTGGCAGCAAAATCCATAGAAGATTTAAAAGAGTTACCGTAA
- a CDS encoding PTS ascorbate transporter subunit IIC, whose translation MEFLMSIWEFFQNNVLTKPQFFVGLIVFIGYLLLQRPIYEALAGFIKAVVGYMILMVASGGLVGNFRPVLAGLKDRFDLSAAVIDPYFGQAAAQASVESVGRSFSMMMLVLLIAFMFNLLLVLFRKYTKIRTLFITGHVMVQQSSTALWLVLFCFPQLQDIGVVAMLGILLGAYWSVASNLTVEPCQKLTEGGGFATGHQQMFGIWFVSKIAGKIGDKKKSIESLKLPGFLSIFNENVVATGILMLVFFGAIITILGPDLMHKIDKSFSKEQNFAFYIVEKSFNFAVFLTILQLGVRMFVSELTESFQGISNKILPGSMPAVDCAATYGFGHPNAITLGFLCGALGQFTAIIGLLVFQSPILIISGFVPLFFDNATFAVFANRLGGIKATVIITYFSGITQVLGGAFAAYFFMTGKFGGWHGNFDWDTVWPLFGVIMNYGQYIGVAAIVIVLLMIPQILYRQNKETYFLIAEDYDKYLEVKGEKA comes from the coding sequence ATGGAATTTTTGATGAGCATCTGGGAGTTTTTCCAAAATAATGTATTGACAAAACCGCAATTTTTTGTTGGCTTGATTGTATTTATTGGATATTTATTATTGCAAAGACCAATTTATGAAGCTTTGGCTGGATTTATTAAAGCCGTAGTTGGTTATATGATTTTGATGGTAGCATCCGGTGGACTGGTCGGCAATTTCCGTCCAGTACTCGCGGGATTGAAGGATCGTTTTGATTTATCTGCAGCTGTGATTGATCCATATTTTGGACAAGCCGCCGCACAAGCTTCTGTCGAAAGTGTCGGGCGCTCATTTTCTATGATGATGTTAGTTTTATTAATCGCCTTTATGTTTAATTTACTGCTTGTTTTGTTTAGAAAATATACGAAAATTCGAACTTTGTTTATCACCGGACACGTTATGGTACAGCAGTCGTCTACTGCTTTATGGTTAGTCCTCTTTTGTTTTCCACAGCTACAGGATATCGGTGTTGTAGCTATGTTGGGGATTTTGCTTGGTGCGTATTGGTCCGTTGCATCGAATCTCACGGTCGAACCTTGTCAAAAGCTGACGGAAGGCGGCGGATTTGCAACGGGACATCAACAAATGTTTGGCATTTGGTTTGTATCAAAGATTGCTGGAAAAATCGGCGATAAAAAGAAGTCAATTGAAAGTTTAAAACTGCCGGGATTTTTGTCGATCTTCAATGAAAATGTTGTAGCAACTGGTATTTTAATGCTTGTGTTTTTTGGGGCAATTATCACGATTTTAGGCCCGGATTTAATGCATAAAATTGATAAGAGTTTTAGTAAAGAGCAAAATTTTGCGTTTTATATTGTGGAAAAATCCTTTAATTTCGCAGTGTTTTTAACAATCTTGCAATTGGGCGTTAGGATGTTCGTATCGGAATTGACGGAATCTTTTCAGGGTATTTCTAATAAAATTTTACCGGGATCTATGCCAGCGGTGGACTGTGCGGCAACCTATGGATTTGGACATCCAAATGCGATAACGCTTGGTTTCTTGTGCGGTGCACTTGGCCAATTTACCGCCATTATCGGATTGCTCGTTTTCCAAAGTCCTATCCTTATTATCAGCGGATTCGTGCCGTTATTTTTTGATAATGCAACGTTTGCAGTATTTGCGAATCGCTTAGGCGGAATTAAAGCAACTGTCATTATTACTTATTTTTCTGGAATTACACAGGTGCTTGGCGGCGCTTTTGCCGCGTACTTCTTTATGACCGGTAAATTTGGCGGCTGGCATGGAAATTTTGACTGGGATACGGTTTGGCCGCTATTTGGCGTGATTATGAATTATGGCCAATATATTGGTGTTGCTGCAATCGTCATCGTCTTATTGATGATTCCGCAAATTTTGTATCGGCAAAATAAAGAGACCTATTTCTTGATTGCAGAAGACTATGATAAATATCTCGAGGTTAAAGGTGAAAAAGCGTAA
- a CDS encoding PTS sugar transporter subunit IIB, with the protein MMLKVIAACGSGMGSSQIIKMKLEKVFKKLGIDASIYHTNVGDAKSQAGNYDVVVCSESLLGTFTNAAAKGITVIGLKNLLSEKEIEEKVTEQIVNK; encoded by the coding sequence ATGATGTTAAAAGTGATTGCTGCATGTGGCAGTGGTATGGGATCAAGTCAGATTATTAAAATGAAGCTAGAAAAAGTATTTAAAAAGCTTGGTATCGACGCTAGTATTTATCATACAAATGTTGGCGACGCAAAATCTCAGGCAGGAAACTATGATGTTGTTGTTTGTTCGGAGTCTCTCCTTGGGACATTTACAAATGCAGCAGCAAAGGGAATTACGGTTATTGGGCTTAAAAATTTATTATCAGAAAAAGAAATCGAGGAAAAAGTTACAGAGCAGATTGTGAATAAATAG
- a CDS encoding L-ribulose-5-phosphate 4-epimerase, producing MLEDLKQKVYEANMLLPKYGLITFTWGNVSAIDRQNGLFVIKPSGVEYDKMQASDMVVVDLTGKVIEGDLKPSSDTPTHLKLYQEFQNIGGIVHTHSRWATVFAQAGRSIHAYGTTQADYFYGEIPCTADMPKEAVEGAYEYNTGRIIVDTFKNINPDYMPAVLVKNHGPFVWGADAFEAVHNAVVLEEVAMMAFNTERLGQGSVEHMPKVLLDKHFLRKHGPKAYYGQK from the coding sequence ATGTTAGAAGATTTAAAACAAAAAGTATATGAAGCGAATATGTTGCTGCCTAAATATGGTCTGATCACTTTTACATGGGGAAACGTTTCTGCGATTGATCGTCAAAACGGTCTGTTTGTGATAAAGCCTTCCGGGGTTGAATACGATAAAATGCAGGCGAGTGATATGGTGGTTGTGGATCTTACTGGTAAAGTGATAGAGGGGGATTTGAAACCGTCTTCTGATACACCGACCCATTTAAAGCTCTATCAGGAATTTCAAAATATTGGCGGTATTGTACATACGCATTCGCGTTGGGCAACTGTATTTGCACAGGCGGGCAGGTCTATTCATGCATATGGAACTACACAGGCGGATTATTTTTACGGTGAAATTCCTTGTACAGCAGATATGCCGAAAGAGGCTGTTGAAGGTGCTTATGAATATAATACCGGCAGGATCATCGTAGATACATTTAAAAATATCAATCCGGATTATATGCCGGCGGTATTGGTAAAAAATCATGGACCCTTTGTTTGGGGAGCCGATGCCTTTGAGGCGGTGCATAATGCTGTTGTGCTTGAAGAAGTTGCCATGATGGCCTTTAATACAGAGCGGTTGGGGCAAGGAAGCGTAGAGCATATGCCAAAGGTATTGCTGGATAAACATTTTTTGCGCAAGCACGGTCCGAAAGCATATTACGGACAAAAATAA
- a CDS encoding L-ribulose-5-phosphate 3-epimerase, protein MMKQYMLGLYEKAMPPNLSWKEKLQEAKKAGFDFLEMSIDETDEKLSRLEMPKSERRRICDSMDEIGIPIRSICLSGHRKYPLGSQDVKIRERSLEIMEKAIDLACDLGVRIIQLAGYDVYYEESSKETRLMFEQNLAKCACMAAKKGVLLGFETMETEFMNTVEKAIAYVGKINSPYLQIYPDAGNLTNAAVLYEKNVVADMKGGAGHIVACHLKETVPGKFREIPFGTGHVNFKTVIDTTWKLGVRIYVAEFWYTGSTSWQDDLKHANQFISVNFTDKNS, encoded by the coding sequence ATGATGAAACAATATATGCTTGGGTTATATGAAAAAGCAATGCCTCCTAATTTATCGTGGAAGGAGAAATTACAGGAGGCAAAAAAGGCAGGGTTTGATTTTTTAGAAATGAGCATCGATGAAACGGATGAGAAGTTGTCCCGTCTAGAAATGCCCAAATCTGAACGACGACGAATTTGCGACTCTATGGATGAAATCGGCATCCCGATCCGGAGCATTTGTTTAAGTGGACATCGCAAATATCCATTAGGCAGCCAAGATGTTAAAATTCGTGAGAGAAGCTTAGAAATTATGGAGAAAGCGATAGATCTTGCTTGTGATTTAGGCGTACGAATTATTCAACTGGCTGGGTATGATGTCTACTACGAGGAATCCTCCAAAGAAACGAGGTTGATGTTTGAGCAAAATCTTGCAAAATGTGCATGTATGGCGGCTAAAAAAGGCGTGCTGCTAGGTTTTGAAACAATGGAAACAGAGTTTATGAACACAGTGGAGAAAGCAATTGCTTATGTTGGAAAAATAAATTCGCCATATCTTCAAATCTATCCAGATGCCGGAAATCTTACAAATGCCGCTGTCTTATATGAAAAAAATGTAGTTGCTGATATGAAAGGCGGCGCAGGACATATTGTTGCTTGCCATTTAAAGGAAACTGTCCCGGGGAAATTCAGAGAAATTCCGTTTGGAACAGGACATGTAAATTTTAAAACAGTGATTGATACGACTTGGAAACTCGGGGTGAGAATTTATGTAGCGGAGTTTTGGTATACAGGCAGTACAAGCTGGCAGGATGATTTGAAACATGCAAATCAGTTTATCTCGGTAAATTTTACTGATAAAAATTCTTAA
- the pfkA gene encoding 6-phosphofructokinase: protein MSDLSKVKKIGVLTSGGDSPGMNAVVRAVVRSANEFGLEVIGIRRGYNGLMNGDFVELDNRSVGDIIQRGGTMLYTARCLEFIELAGQKQGYETAKKVGIDGIVVVGGDGSFRGAAALSKLGIPTVGIPGTIDNDIACTDYSIGFDTACNIAMEAVDRLRDTTQSHEKCSIVEVMGRHAGHLALNVGVATGATTVLIPEKEYDIKKDVSDKILAAQKSGKTHHIIIVAEGCKDSVAEIAKQIEADTGICSRLTVLGHIQRGGAPTVFDRVNATKMGYHAVELLKEGIGNRLVSIKDDHVVDFSIEEGLAMKKTIDEKLYNVCRIVSK, encoded by the coding sequence ATGAGTGATTTGAGTAAAGTTAAAAAAATTGGGGTCCTAACAAGTGGCGGAGATTCGCCGGGAATGAATGCAGTTGTTCGAGCTGTCGTAAGAAGCGCAAATGAATTTGGTTTAGAAGTTATAGGAATTCGGCGTGGTTATAATGGATTGATGAATGGTGATTTTGTCGAATTGGACAATCGTTCTGTTGGCGATATTATACAACGTGGCGGTACGATGCTTTATACTGCACGATGCTTGGAATTTATAGAACTCGCGGGTCAAAAACAAGGGTATGAGACCGCAAAAAAGGTTGGCATTGATGGAATCGTTGTAGTTGGCGGGGATGGTTCTTTCCGCGGCGCTGCTGCGTTAAGTAAATTAGGCATTCCTACAGTGGGAATTCCGGGGACGATTGATAATGATATTGCTTGTACGGATTACTCCATCGGGTTTGATACTGCTTGCAATATTGCAATGGAAGCGGTGGACAGGCTTAGAGACACTACGCAGAGTCATGAAAAGTGCAGTATCGTAGAAGTTATGGGACGGCATGCTGGGCATTTGGCACTGAATGTTGGCGTTGCAACAGGTGCAACTACGGTCTTGATTCCCGAGAAGGAATACGATATAAAGAAAGATGTTTCTGATAAAATTTTGGCTGCGCAAAAATCAGGAAAAACACATCACATTATTATCGTTGCTGAAGGTTGTAAAGATTCAGTTGCAGAAATTGCGAAGCAAATTGAGGCCGATACTGGAATCTGCTCGCGTTTGACTGTGCTTGGACATATCCAGCGTGGCGGAGCGCCGACTGTATTTGACCGTGTAAATGCAACGAAGATGGGCTATCATGCGGTTGAATTGTTAAAAGAAGGGATCGGTAATCGATTGGTGTCAATTAAAGATGATCACGTTGTAGATTTTTCAATCGAAGAAGGTTTGGCAATGAAAAAGACAATCGATGAAAAATTGTACAATGTTTGTCGTATTGTGTCCAAATAA